The genome window TTTATTAGTAGAGCCTCTAACATAAAGTTCTGAAATATTCTCTAGTGACTTAACTTCAAAAGTCTCTTGACCTGTATCGCTTTTCTCCAGATAGAAATCGCTAGGTGGTAATATCTCTTCTGTAACTTGATTAGGAGACAATGCAACTATTTCAGAATGCATGTTGGGGTTAAAAAAGGTTCTGACCCTAAAGAGTATATCTTCAGGGTAAGTATATATATCCCTTAGTTTTATTTTTGCAGAATTCAACAACTCTAACTTTTCTTCACTTATTGAAGAGTACAACCAGTGATCACTTTCATTATCTGTGTCTATCCAGAAAGCGATATAATTATTTCCTGCCCCGTTGGTTGCGTTAAAAAGTCTTGGTCCTTCGTAATATTCGTATACGTGGGATATTTCTAATTTACCAAAATAAGGTGTGTTGGGGAGAACTGACATGCTAAACCCCATCCAGAACGCTAAAGTTATTTTGAGGTTGTGCAGTTATTTTGTACCACACGGTGTGATGGCTAGGTCTAAATGTATTAAGCATATTTCCACATGACGGTGTAAGCTCTCCTATAGCAATTAGCTTTTTTCTTAATTTAGGAAATAGTCTTCTTGTTTTCTTTATATCTTCAAGTTTCCAAAATTGAGACGTTCCATAAGAGCAAACAAACTCAAGTTCCGTATAAGGCTCTCTTAAACACAATCCATCTTCTCTAGATGTTGCAAAATCAGCTCTTAATGGCGGATTATGACAAACAAGTCGATAAGATTGCCCATTAGCTGGACTTGATTCTTGTGGAGGAACATTTTGAGGGTAATTAGCTGGCCACTCGGTCACTGCTTGATTCATAATAATGCTATTAATCCCTTAATAATTATGAGCCTATTTATATCATTTCTTATCGAGGGATTCAATGTTAGCGAATCTCTCTGATGCGTGCTTAATAGAGCTATCGGATAGATCATTACCATAAAAAGATCTACTTAAAGCTAAAGCAGAGACACCTGTAGCTCCAGAGCCCATGAAAGGATCACATACAATTTCACCTTCAATAGTACTTTGCTTAATTAGTATGTCCATTAATTCTACGGGCTTTTCTGTTGGGTATCCTCTATAAACTCTAGGGACAGCTAAAACGTCTGGAATTGATAAGTCGTTTAGCTTTTTCTTACCTTTTTCAAAGAATAAAACAAATTCATATCTAGCTCTATAATGGTATCCCATGCCGATTTTCATTTTGTCCCAAACAATCGGTTTCCAAAACTTAAAGCCACATTTTTCAGCTATTGGCTTAACAATAAAAGCTGTTTCTTGATCACACAATAAATAGAAATGGGTATTTTTCTTTAATACTCGATAGATTTGTTCAAATAGCTCTTCAAACCTTGAGTTTGGGAATATAGAAAACCATTCATTACTTGATGATTTACTTTTTTTTAACCTAGTTGTTGTGCCAACTTTTCTATGTTTTTCCAATGATTCATATGCAGGATCTGTTACGACTAAATCAATGCTTTCTGTTTCTATATTCTTCAAGAAACTTACAGCGTCATCTTGACTAATGATTAAGTCCTTTTCATTCGCGTTTATCAAATTCTGTCCTTAAACCACTGCATAAAAAAACAGTATTCTAGGTTTTTTAGCCTAAAGTATCAAACTCTTTTATATTTTTTGGGGGTAATGTATTGAATTATAAGTAATACAAAAGCCACTTGTTAGTGGCTTTTGTTACGTATGTTACGTATGTTACGCCTCTGTAGAAGACAAGGGCACATACCTTTCAATAACATCCATAAAGTCCATATGGTAATAGCCTTTCTTGGTTTTATCGTCGAATCTGATAGTAGAAGGCTTAATATTGAAAGGCTTCAATTTGTTGCTAAGTTGGCTAGGTGATATCCGTTTACCTTTATTAAATGTTAACCATGGTTTCTCATCATCGTTACACAGTTGAGCTATTAACTCTTCTGTAGTGATTCGGTCATCTTCATGAGCATTTAGAATAGTAACAACATCACTTAATAGCTCTTCACCGATTGAAGGTGTTTCTTGATTACAGCCTGAAAGTTCTATTGCAGATGACTTCGCCAATTCATACCAATCGTCACTTACTAAGTTGGCTATAGCAAATAGAGGCTCCCAGTTGTCTTGTGCTCTATCATTTAAGCCTGTTACGTCTTCATAGTTGTGATTTATAAAGTTTGAAGTGTTATCTATTGCCCACTTAGCAAGCTTACTTCTAATGTCTTGAAAAACGTCTGATCTTCCCCTAACAATGTAGACATCTTTTATTTAGAAAATGAAGTATGATGAGAGATGTTATGAGTAATAATAAATATCCCCAAGAATTTAAAGACGAAGCTGTTCGCCAAGTGGTTGATAAAGGCTATTCTGTGCCCGATGTTGCCAAGCGATTAGGCATTTCCGATAAGTCCCTGTATTACTGGGTCAAGAAAACTAAAGTACCAGCCAAGAAGTCAGCAGAGCAGGAAGAAATCCGCAAGCTAAAAGCTGAGTTAAAACGCGTGACTGAAGAGCGGAATATATTAAAGGAAGCCGCCGCGTTCTTTGCAAGCGAGTCAAGGAAAGATACGCGTTCATAAAATCACGACTCGAAGTCTACCGCGTCAAAGCAATGTGTCAGGCATTAAATGTTCACCGTAGTGGCTTCTATGCTTGGCTCAAACAACCACTATCTAAACGTGAGCAAGAGAACCAGAGGCTGCTTGAGCGCATCAAGGCAAGCTATGTTGAGAGTGGTGGTGTTTATGGCAGTCCACGTATTACGCATGAATTACGCCGTAAGGGAGAAACGTGCGGTGAAAACCGTGTAGCTCGTCTAATGAAGCAAGCCAAGCTAAAAGCTAATATTGGATATAAAAGGCGATACTTCAAGTCAACTGTGCCCGCATTAATAGCAGACAATCACCTTCAACAACAGTTTGTTGTTAGTGAGCCAGATACGGCTTGGGTAGCCGATATTACCTATATCAAAACCTATGAAGGCTGGCTGTACCTTGCTGTAGTACTTGATTTATTCTCGCGAAAAATCATTGGTTGGTCGATGCAACCGAACATGAGTAAAGATATAGTGATCAAAGCACTATTAATGGCTGTTTGGCGCAGGAACCCAAAACATGAAGTAATAGTTCACAGCGACCAAGGCAGCCAATACGCGAGCTGTGATTACCGTGAATTCTTAACGGCAAACAACCTAGTACCGAGTATGAGTCGCCGAGGACATTGCTTAGATAATGCGGTAGCAGAAAGCTTTTTTCACTCACTTAAAACTGAGCGTGTTAAACGAAAAGTGTACGAGACTCGTAATGATGCTAGAGCAGATTTGTTTGATTACATTGAAATGTTCTACAATCGTAAGCGATTACATAGCCACCTTGGCCATGTGTCTCCCGAAGAGTATGAAAATCAGTATTTAACTGGAAGCTAGAAGTCTACAAAATCGGGGGAAGATCAAATGGTGATCTATCGCCAGTGGAGTATGAAGAAAGTTCCTTAAGAAAAGTGTCCTGAATTAGTTGCGCAGAACACTGGGAGTCGTTAGGCAAAAAAATGAACAATATCGCCTGCCAAGATTTCCTTTTCCACTGCTTCATTAATAATATTGCGGATACATGACATTCCGAGAGGTTCAGCCTGATAGCCAAAAGTAATAGGTATCAAACCTTCGGATATTACCCGAATAACTTTTATTCTATTCGAATATTCATTTATATCTTTAGGATGTAACTCTCGATAGTAAAGTTTAATTCCATTTTCTCGTGTTTTGCTTAAGATATTTTCCAATGAGTTTGAGAAATCTGATTTTGGATAAGTATCGGAGTTTTCAAAAAAGTGGGATATTTTATTAAAGTTATAGCCAGAAAAATAAAATTTCCCATGGTCTTGAGGGGTTTTTATGTGTGCTTTATCGTCAATTAATTCAATGTTTATTTTACTATTAAGTATTTTATGAGACATACAAATAAACACTTCGGAAACCGCTTTATCTATTGCTTCAATTGAACAAGGGTTACAACTAGCACCAGATGAAAATTTGTAAGACTCATCTTCAGATATACCTATAGCCAAATAAGTTGGAAACAACCCCATATGTAGCACAAATACATTTAGGCTAATATTTACACTTGATAATATATTTCTAACTGCAGAAGTGAATGGTGTCTCATCATCAATTTTAAGTTTTGGAGGGGGAGTATTTGAATACCAATGCCTCAAAAGGGCATCTCTCTCAATAAGCTCTAAAAGAGCGCTTTTAGTGGCCTCTTCTATAGATGTGTGAGCTGCGATACCACTAGAAGAACTTATGCTTCTAGTGCAAATACTATTGCCATCAAAATCACCATAATAAACCATTTCAAGAGGGCAAAGATAAGTTTCACCTTCAAAGCTCTTTACCTTTACCCAAGACCTCTCCTCATGTGCTTCTTTTATTGCTACATTCCACTTAATATTCTGAGCTTCAGTATAAGAGACTAAATTGTCTATATTAATAACATTGTTCTTTTTTTTAAGGAACTTCTCACTTCCCTTTATGATGTCATCTGGAAGCAACCTTGAGCAATAACGTTCATACCCTTCTATTGTAGCTTTACTCACAGCTTCTGAACCGCTTATCCCTGTACCAAACTGAGTTTCATCAGCGTCATCGGAAAACGTAATTAATTTATGTGATGCGGCAGCGAAATGACTTAGGATATCACCTTCTTTATTGCGAATTATCCAATGATCAATGTAAGGCTTTATGACACCAGTATCAATAATATCGTCAAAGATTACACTCCAGTAATTCTCTTCATTGTCTACAATCGAGTTAAAAGGTTTGACGAATTCATTTTTGAGAAATTCATACTCATAAATTCCATGAATTTTGGTACGTAACTCAGAAGAAGAGAATATATCTGAGCTCACAAACTTAAGTCCTTCTCCTTTGGTGACTAGTTTGATTATTGTCGCTTCATATTTTCTGCTAATAAACTTTGTGAAATTCTCTACTTCAAGTTGCTCATTAGCCTTACTAAACAATGAAACAAATCTGCCAACTCTGAAAGCCGACGTTGTATCATCAATGCTATGACAATAAAAAGGAGCGATTGCATTTGAATTTTTACTTTTGCATTTGGAGAATAGAGTCTTATTTATTCCTGATTTATGAATACGGTTAATACAGAATTCAGTATTCTTGGTAAAATATGAAATTAAGCCATCATCCACTTTTGTATAATCGAAATATGCATCTGTCTTGGGTTCATAAAAAATAATTCTCTGATGAAAAATAAATACGTCGAGGTCCTGCCTAAAATACATATTAAGAGCCTACTCGTGCAGATATTAAGGGGATAAGATTTTTATGATTTATGACACTGGATAGAAAATAGTCAGGATTAAACCCACAGTACTCACAAAATTTAAGATTGACATCTTCACAATATAAATAAAATGATTGCATCAAATGACCTGCTTCAAGGAACAACATCTCAAAAGCTTTGTTTCCATATTTATATCTGACCCTTTCGTAGTCCCCAAAAACGAAAACCGAAATACTATCGTCATTTATAGACTCATCATTAAACATTTTTGACTGACATAGTTTGTCATTACATTTAATTTTGATTAACTGTTGTGTAACGCGCCTCCACTCATAAAATCCTGTTTTCAAGACACTTAAGTCTGATGGAATATAAATAAATATTTTTAATGGATATAACCCGCCAGGAGAAGGAACGCCCGATGTTAATAAGTTTACTTTATTATCTTTAGTTAAAACACCGTAGCAACTCACCAACATTTTCAGAATATGTGTATCAACTTTGGGCCACAAACTCTGTTCTCTTCGGCTAGTGCGTGATAAAAACAAACTTTCTAAATAACTTGGAGAATCAAGAGAATCTATATTTATTGCCTCCTCCAACTGGTAATCAAGGACTTCTATATTAGCAACATGAGAATCTATATCTTGATACGAGCGGGGTCTAAATAGCTTTTGAGGATTTCTAGACCATTCAGAAAATATGCTTCCAAGGTCAGTTTTATCTACAATAACTTTATATTTTTGAAGAAATTCTAGTACTTTTAACTCTGATTGAACTTCAACATTCAGTACATTATTCAGAGTATTTTGACCATTGCATTTTGGAAGGATTTGCTTCAATGCACGAGTTGCTTTAGAGCAATTTAATTCCACTATTCCATGGGGGGTGTTAAAAGTCCATACTCCATTTTCAAACCAATAACCACAGGCCAGTATTGGTGTATAATCTTCGTATAAATCCATTAATAAAACCTAGTTAATGGCAAGCCCTGCTACTTATAAGGAATGCCATACAAATAATTCTAACTTTACTTATAAAGTTCTCTAGATTTATCTAAAAACTCTTCAGTTCTAAAGTTTTCTTCTTTATTAATATTACTTGCCGATGAATTACCATTTGAAGAGTTACCACCTGTGCTTCCTCCACCGCAACCTCCACCGCCTGAAGATTTACCTACACTTCCGCCATCGACACTTTGGTTCTTGTACTTAGTCACTTTAATTTCCATAAGTTATTCCTCATTCACTTGATTTAAAAACCATTAACAACTTGTTTATAAAACAGCCAACCAATGTAGATGTCAATATCTTTTCTCAATTTTTCATTATTGAAATAAGCTAATGTTTTGAAAATGTATATTTTGAGCGTACTTAAAATTGTGATCTGCTTTAATCAAACAGGACACTTTAATAATGGAATATAATCCAATTATTGAGGTGTTAAATGACAAAATGAACAAACAGAAGTTACACGGCTGAATTTAAACAAGAAGCCGTCGCATTAGTAACCGAACAAGGCTACAGCGTACCGAAGGCCGCAGCATCTTTGGGTATCACGGATAAATTACTTTATAACTGGAAAGCCAAGCTTGAAGCAGAGCAATCAGGTGCTAGTTTAAATGCCTATGAGCGGGCTGAACTGCTGAGGTTACGCAAGGAAAATAAAGAGCTAAGGATGGAAAAAGAGATATTAAAAAAGGCCAGCGCCCTCCTGCTAAAGGAAACCAAGTAACGTACAAAACGATAAAGCAGCTATCTTCTGCATTTCCAGTAGTTAAACTCTGCCAGATTATGAATATCAGCCGCTCTGCGTATTACGCTTGGCTCAAGCGGCCAGCTAAAATCATCACAGCAGAGTAACTGAACTTATATCGAAAGGCAAAGTACTTCTTCGAGAAAAGTAGAAATAGCTTGGGTTATCGTGAGCTTAGAAAGAAATTACGCAGAGAGGGCTTTAATGTCAGTGATTATGGCGTTCAAAAGTTAATGGCAACACTTGGCTTAGTGGTTACTCAACGAGTGGCCTACAAGGTAACAACTAAGCGTAAGCACAGTGATGCTGTTGCTGATAATTTGTTGAACCAGAACTTTAACCCTGTCGCTCCAAATCAAGTGTGGGCTGGTGATGTGACCTATCTTAGAACTGGCGAAGGTTGGATGTACCTAGCCATTGTTATGGACTTATATTCTCGTCGTATCGTTGGTTGGCATATTGATAAGCGCATGACGACTGATTTGGTAAGTAAGGCGATGATTAAGCCTATAACTTACGCCAACCACCAAAGGGGCTAGTGTTTCACTCAGATAGAGGTTCACAATATACCAGTAAGCGATATCGTCATTTACTGACAAATTATGGTATCAGATCCAGTATGGGCGATGTTGGTGCGTGTTGGGATAATGCGGTTGTTGAACGATTCTTCGGCAGCCTAAAACATGACTGGTTACTAAAAGTGCCACAACCGACTCGTAATCATATGAGAAATGATGTAACTGCGTATATGCGCTATTACAACTTAGAACGGCTTCATACAGCTAATGGTGCTCTATCGCCAGTGGAGTATGAACAAAGTTCCTTAAGAAAAGTGTCCTGATTTAGTTGCGCAGAACAATTTGTTAATATTGAGTTAGATACTACAACCCTTCAATTCAAAATCCGTTGCTTTCGAGCGTGACGGTTCAAGTCCGTCCTCCGGTACCATTCTCTTACTGAAGAGAAACAGAAACCTGCCGATGCAGTTTTTTTTGTTTCTACCCCTTTTAATTAAGTCAAGCCCTCAAAAAAGTCTTGCTAGTGGTTATTGTTGCACACTCACAGGTGTAGTAACTTCTACCCAGCTGTTTTTTAGCGTGAGTTAAAAAAATATTTAATACTATGCGACGTTTTAAGCGAAGCTGGCATCTTTAACTGTATGCAGCATAATAATTCGCCTTTTCAGCAGTCAATAGAACCCTCTGTGATCACTAGAGCTCAGAGGGGAGATCTGAGTGCTCATGAAAAGTTATTTATCCAATTTTCAACGCCGGTATTTAATCTGGCGCTTAGACTTTGTAATCAGAAAGAACTGGCTGAAGATGTACTGCAAAACACCTTTGTTAACGTTATAAAAGGAATTGATGGTTTTCAGTGTCAGGCGCCGTTTGGTATGTGGCTGAGGAAAATAGCGGTTAATGAGTCATTAATGATGCTTAGAAAAAACAAAAAGTTACCCGACTTTATCGCATTTGATAGCATGGAGGACTTTGATAATGTCATTGAGTTAGGTACGCAGGGAGCGACACAAAGCTGTGGTATTCATCAGTATCAGGTTCAATCAACGCTGGAAAAAACGTTGGCAGAATTGCCGGATGCGAGTCGGATTGTTATTTGGCTGAAAGAAGTAGAGGGCTATAGTCATCAAGAAATTGCCGAGTTACTGGGAAAAAGTGAAAGTTATTCTAAATCGATATTATCCAGAGCGTTTAAGAGTCTTAGCCGTTGTTTTGGTGTAACCGATGAAGCGGAAAAGGAGAAGAGTTGATGCATGCCAATATGTCTGAGCTATTAGCTGCAAGAGAGGGGGAGTTAGGACTCGCCAGCGCCCATATAGCTCATTGTGCTGTTTGCAAAGCAGAGCTGGCAAAGCTTGAAGGTATTGCCGAGCAGTTACGTCAGCTACCGAATGATGTTCAGTCTCAAACCGGTTGGGATGATATTGTTAAAGCACACAAGCAATACACCAGTGAATATAAAAATAGAGAATCTGCCCCATTAATTAGGTCGATATACGCGTTGGCGGCATCAATAATGATCGTAGGTTTTAGTGCGATATTAAGTTTTACTCCGTTAAATGAATCGTCAAAAGATGATTTAATATCGGGGTTGCAGGCTGAATCTCGTGCCCTTGAATACACTTTGGCTCATTATCAACCGAGTGAGCAGCACTTAACTGCTGCGCAGCAATTTAAACTGGAACAAATGCAATGGCAGTTGATGATGTTGGACCGTCGGTTAGTGGAAACACAATTACAACAAAATTTAGTTCAGCAGAAAAGTTTATGGCAGTCGCGAGTCGAGCACCTTTACGATATGCACGCGGTTTATTCCTCTGAGCCTGTATTCAGGCAAAATCACGAACGAAGAGATGTATTATGAAATTAGTAAATATTGCCATTGCTAGTTTGGTTGTTGTCATTATTGCGAGTAGCCCACGAGTGCTTGCCGAACAAGAGCAACTGAGCAAAGAGCAACAAGAGCAAATTAAGCTACTACGTGATGAACTTGAATTTCTTGCCAGTAAACTGCTTAAGTTAACGGGTGAAAATGAGTATACCCTGAGTCATCCCGGGCATGAATTAATCCATTTTGGTGCGTGTGGCGAAGGAACTTCAGACGGTATTCGTATTAACTGCGTTTCACCACATACCGCGGCGTATAATATTGGATTAAAATCCGGCGACCTGTTAACAGAAATTAATGGTGTTAAGCTAGATAAAATGGAAGCTGAGCAAGCTTATCAGTTGTTTTCTGCCGAAATCAAAAAGCTGAAAAGTGGTGATGCGGTTAAGATAACGTTTGAACAAAAAGGCGTGCTAAAGCAGGGGAAAGACACGATTAAAAGTATCTACTCTCCCGGGTATGAATTTAAAGTGAGCGGCAACCCGAAAAAAAATACTGATTAACTGCGGCTGCTATTTTTCAGCACTTTAGCCCTTCAACACCATAAAAATAGTTATGGAGATAATATTGCCAAACAAATTCTCTTGTTTGGCGAACCGGCAGAATAATTTTCAGGTTTATTGAAGTTTAATTACCAGCGCTGCGACGAATTTACTGCGGCGCTCATCTTTAATTATCGACTCCCATAAAACAGGTAATTAAAGTTGAAATTCATCCCGAACATTATTTTTATTTTCGCATTGCAGATTTGTTTTCAGGTCAATGCAATCGTCGTCGATGGAAAGCTTGACGACATCGAGTGGCAACAGATAAAAGCAGCTGAAAACTTTACCACGGTCACACCGTTTTCTCTTACTACGCCGGATTATAAAACTGAAGTTAAGCTCTATAGCGATGACAGTGGCATATATATCGCCATAGTTAATCATCAACCTAAGTCGGTGCAGCGAAGCAAACGAACCGCCCGAGATGCGCATATGGACGCCGACTACAATAATATCGTATTGGATTTTGATCATAGCGCACTGAATGCTTATAGCTTTACCGTAGCGAACGGTGGGTCTATTGAAGATGGTATTTATCGCAACGAAAATGATTATAGCTACGAATGGAATGGTGTTTGGTATTCGCAAACCTCGTCTGACGATGAGCATTGGTATAGTGAAATTCATATTCCTTGGGATGTTGCCCCTATGGCCAGTGTGAGTGAGTCAAAAAGAAAAGTTGGCTTGTATGTTTCAAGACATGTTGCCCACCTTGCTAAAACTTATGCTAATGCGCCAATCAAATACAATCGCCAGCGATTTATGTCTGATTTTACTCAGGTGGTTATCGATGATCATTCCACCTCCTCATTGCAAACCTTTGGCTACGCTTCGATTCGGCGAGATATGGTCAATAATGAATCATCGATGGATATAGGGCTGGATCTTTTTTGGAAGCCGACAAGCAATAAGCAATTAAGCCTGGCATTTAACCCTGATTTCGGCCATGTGGAAAGTGACGAGCTGGTTGTTAATTTTTCACCTACAGAAACGTTTTTTTCTGAAAATCGGCCATTTTTTACCGAAAATCAGGGCCTATTCGACGTTCGAGGAACAGAGTCGTTACGCCTGGTGCACACCCGCAGAATTGGTGCGAAACCTGATGTTGGCAACAGTATTGATGCGGATTTAAACGGTGCTGTAAAATTTACCAGCGTAGGAGATAAGGTTCACTATGGTTTTTTCTCGGCAATAGAAGACAGTGATGGGCAGGCAAAAGGACGTCGCTTTTACACGGCTCGAGCGATTACTAAACAAAGTGATTACAGCCTGGGCTATTTGCTTAACTATACAGACAGGCCTGACATTAATAGAACGGCGACGGTAAATTCGGTTGACTATAGTTATGATTTTAATAAGGACATTAAGCTCAGTGGTCAGGTGATTCAATCACAAATAAACATCAACACTGAAGATAAAAACGATTCGGCCAGTTGGCTTAAACTGGAACATCAGCTTAATAATAACTGGACGCAAACCATGCAGTTCAGTTATTACGGCGACCAATTAGAAGTGAATGATTTGGGCTACCTACCGCGAAATGACTTGGTCTCAGCAAATTATGTCAATAGCTGGAAAAAGCCAATTGTAACGGCAGAGAGTCAGCTCAAAGAATACATGATTAATTTTGAGGTAGAGCACCAGGAAAATACAGAGGGTCTAAATATCGCCACAACGATGAATATTGCCAATACCTGGTCGTACAAAGACAGTAGCAGTATTATGGCAAAGTTAACTCTTGATAACGGCGGTCACGATGACTTGCTGACACGAGGGAACAATGTGTTGGCAAAAGATGACGGTCATCAATTGGAATTACTCTATTATGGCGCGAACCAAAGTCAATTCAGCTATCATCTCAATGCTAGTATTTATAACCAGTCGGTTCGGGGTAAAGGTTACACGGCACATCTACACTCGACCTATTTCTTTAATGATAATTATTCTGTTGATTTTGGCGGATGGTACACTGACGCCGATAATTGGCTGATCTGGCAGCAAGCGAATGAAATTATTGGCTATTCAAGAAAGCAGTTTTTAACACGTCTTAATTTTAATGCCGCCATAGATGATAAGCAGGAACTCTCGTTTAAATTTGAATGGCTTGCATTAAACGCAACAGCTCAGGCTAGCTATGAGGTTGACGGTGATGGCCGGCTAATTTCTTCACAAAACGTACTCGATGATTTTAGCCTTTCGGATACCGCTATCCAGCTCAGGTACCGCTATGAAATTGCGCCGCTTTCCAATATTTATCTGGTTTATAGCCGGGGGGGTAGTGCGCTGTTAGCAGAAACGGATTCATTTAATTCGCTCTTTCGCCAAGGTTGGGATGAAAGACAGGGGGATAATTTCTTGGTGAAAGTCAGATATCAGTTTTGATTAGTAAATTAGCGCTTATGACAATAAGGTTTTATCGCCTGATATATCGACATTAATAAATTGAATACTTTTAAAATTTAAATCTATGGCGTTGCTATTACATAAACCTGTATTGATGCAGGTTTTTGTACCTAAGCCTTTCAATTATTTGTCAATTCATCTAGTTTACTTATCGGAATAAAAACCTAAAAAACTGAACTTTATTCTATTTTTATTGCCAGATAGGTTTCTGCCTTATTAAGGTGGAAGTAAACTCTCTATCATGGATTGGTTGCATAACTAAAATTCTCAATAGTTATTATTTTCCTGGTTATTAATGGGAAGTGATAAGCACTAATTATCCTTGGTAGTTATCGAATAAATAAAAGCTGATTTTGATGGCTTTATATCTTAGAAAATAATAGACCGATATCAGCTTTGATTAAAAAAGAACATATTACCGCATGCCTTTTGTTTTGCTTATTTCACTTGCTCATAGTTTTTACCTACCTGAAAAAGAAATAAAAAAGATCAAATTGTCTGTAGTTATCTTTATACAAGGTCAATTGAGAAAATCAGCGAACGTAAAATTGATTTACAGGCAGTCAATGATGATGTCGACAATGCTAATGTGATTACCATTAGTGCAGACATACAGCT of Thalassotalea insulae contains these proteins:
- a CDS encoding DUF5916 domain-containing protein gives rise to the protein MKFIPNIIFIFALQICFQVNAIVVDGKLDDIEWQQIKAAENFTTVTPFSLTTPDYKTEVKLYSDDSGIYIAIVNHQPKSVQRSKRTARDAHMDADYNNIVLDFDHSALNAYSFTVANGGSIEDGIYRNENDYSYEWNGVWYSQTSSDDEHWYSEIHIPWDVAPMASVSESKRKVGLYVSRHVAHLAKTYANAPIKYNRQRFMSDFTQVVIDDHSTSSLQTFGYASIRRDMVNNESSMDIGLDLFWKPTSNKQLSLAFNPDFGHVESDELVVNFSPTETFFSENRPFFTENQGLFDVRGTESLRLVHTRRIGAKPDVGNSIDADLNGAVKFTSVGDKVHYGFFSAIEDSDGQAKGRRFYTARAITKQSDYSLGYLLNYTDRPDINRTATVNSVDYSYDFNKDIKLSGQVIQSQININTEDKNDSASWLKLEHQLNNNWTQTMQFSYYGDQLEVNDLGYLPRNDLVSANYVNSWKKPIVTAESQLKEYMINFEVEHQENTEGLNIATTMNIANTWSYKDSSSIMAKLTLDNGGHDDLLTRGNNVLAKDDGHQLELLYYGANQSQFSYHLNASIYNQSVRGKGYTAHLHSTYFFNDNYSVDFGGWYTDADNWLIWQQANEIIGYSRKQFLTRLNFNAAIDDKQELSFKFEWLALNATAQASYEVDGDGRLISSQNVLDDFSLSDTAIQLRYRYEIAPLSNIYLVYSRGGSALLAETDSFNSLFRQGWDERQGDNFLVKVRYQF